A genomic window from Lactobacillus sp. ESL0677 includes:
- the citF gene encoding citrate lyase subunit alpha: protein MENKVNRELPDNLMSEMNLKPFTSATIGNPEVQRVAPKVRVTAGEDKVVDSLDDVIKNNLKDGMTISFHHHFRNGDFAFNKIMDKIINMGYKDLTLAPSSLTGVMNDKVIEAIKKGVITNIVSSGMRGSLGDFISHGGLKNPVIFRSHGNRARAIEEGDIKIDIAFLGVPVSDPAGNANGQDGDAVFGSLGYALIDAQYADKVVLLTDNIVDYPNTPASIKQDQVDYVVKVDKIGDPDKIGSGATRFTKDPKELKIAQMVNQVIINSPYYKQGFSFQTGSGGAALAVTRYLRQSMLDDGITASFALGGITKPTTDLLAEGLVKKIMDVQDFDKGAAASMAQNKDQQEIDASWYADPHNKGAVVNNLDVAILSALQIDTDFNVNVMTGSDGVIRGAIGGHQDAANAKMTIITAPLVRGRNATVVPSVETVVTPGDSIDVLVTERGIAINPKRQDLIAAFSKVPGLQILDIKNLQKMAEGQVGIPKPLEYTNRTVALVEYRDGSIIDTIKQVKD, encoded by the coding sequence TTGGAGAATAAAGTTAATCGCGAATTACCAGACAATTTGATGTCAGAAATGAATTTAAAGCCATTTACATCAGCTACGATTGGTAATCCGGAAGTTCAAAGAGTTGCACCTAAAGTGCGAGTTACTGCTGGTGAAGACAAGGTTGTCGATTCACTTGACGATGTAATTAAGAACAATCTTAAAGATGGGATGACAATTTCTTTCCACCACCACTTTAGAAATGGTGATTTTGCCTTTAATAAAATAATGGATAAAATCATTAATATGGGTTATAAGGATTTAACTCTGGCACCATCTTCGCTTACCGGTGTAATGAACGATAAGGTGATTGAAGCTATTAAAAAGGGTGTTATTACCAATATTGTTTCTTCAGGAATGCGTGGTTCACTAGGCGACTTTATTTCTCATGGTGGTTTAAAGAATCCAGTTATTTTCCGGTCACATGGTAATCGTGCACGAGCAATTGAAGAGGGTGATATTAAAATTGATATTGCCTTTCTCGGTGTTCCGGTTTCAGATCCAGCTGGAAATGCAAATGGTCAAGATGGTGACGCTGTCTTTGGCTCACTTGGTTATGCTTTAATTGATGCGCAATACGCTGATAAAGTGGTTTTATTAACTGATAATATTGTTGATTATCCAAATACCCCAGCTTCAATTAAACAAGACCAAGTTGATTATGTTGTCAAAGTAGATAAGATTGGTGACCCAGATAAAATTGGTTCAGGAGCAACTCGTTTTACTAAAGATCCAAAAGAATTAAAGATTGCTCAAATGGTTAACCAAGTAATTATTAATTCACCATATTACAAGCAGGGTTTTTCATTCCAGACTGGATCTGGTGGTGCTGCCTTGGCCGTAACACGTTATTTACGGCAATCAATGCTTGATGATGGGATTACTGCTTCATTTGCATTAGGTGGTATTACTAAGCCAACAACTGACTTACTTGCAGAAGGCTTAGTTAAGAAAATCATGGACGTACAGGACTTTGATAAGGGTGCTGCAGCTTCAATGGCACAAAACAAAGACCAACAAGAAATTGATGCTTCATGGTATGCTGATCCTCATAATAAGGGTGCAGTTGTTAACAATTTGGACGTTGCTATTTTGTCAGCATTGCAAATTGATACTGACTTTAACGTTAACGTAATGACCGGTTCAGATGGTGTTATTCGTGGTGCGATTGGTGGTCACCAAGATGCAGCAAATGCTAAAATGACGATTATTACTGCGCCACTTGTTCGTGGTCGTAATGCAACGGTAGTTCCTTCTGTTGAAACAGTAGTTACTCCAGGAGATTCCATTGATGTCTTAGTAACTGAACGTGGGATTGCCATTAATCCTAAACGGCAAGATTTAATTGCTGCATTTAGCAAAGTCCCAGGTTTGCAAATTCTTGACATTAAAAATTTGCAAAAGATGGCTGAAGGACAAGTTGGTATACCAAAGCCACTTGAATATACTAATCGAACTGTTGCTTTAGTTGAATACCGTGATGGTTCAATTATTGATACTATCAAGCAAGTTAAAGACTAA
- a CDS encoding aldolase/citrate lyase family protein: protein MTYVKNRLRRTMMFVPGNNPAMVKDAGIYGADSIMLDLEDAVSLTEKDAARMLVYNAIKHVDFGGAEIVVRINGQDTPFYDEDVKAMVKAGVDVIRLPKTESAEMIQKLVKDMEKAEEEYGVEKGSIGVMAAIESAKGVLNTPTIATATPLMMGLAVSGEDYTADMHTHRYPDGRELEFARNMVLQSARAADVYAFDTVFSNMKDTEGFYRETRYIYELGYDGKSLVNPRQIPMVNNVFNPTKEEIENAKNVQNAIREAKAKGSGVISMNGKMVDKPVVAKANRVIETAKASNLIDEEGNYIGE from the coding sequence ATGACTTACGTAAAGAATCGTTTGCGCCGGACGATGATGTTTGTGCCCGGCAATAATCCAGCAATGGTTAAAGATGCTGGTATTTATGGTGCAGACTCAATTATGCTTGACTTGGAAGATGCTGTTTCCTTAACTGAAAAGGATGCTGCCAGAATGCTTGTCTATAACGCAATTAAGCATGTTGATTTTGGCGGTGCTGAAATTGTCGTTCGGATTAATGGTCAAGATACTCCATTTTATGACGAAGATGTTAAAGCGATGGTTAAAGCCGGTGTTGACGTTATTCGTTTACCAAAGACAGAATCTGCTGAAATGATCCAAAAATTAGTTAAGGACATGGAAAAAGCAGAAGAAGAATATGGTGTTGAAAAAGGTTCAATTGGTGTTATGGCAGCGATTGAAAGTGCTAAGGGTGTTTTGAACACACCAACTATTGCTACAGCAACACCTTTAATGATGGGACTTGCCGTTTCTGGTGAAGATTACACTGCTGATATGCATACGCACCGTTATCCAGATGGGCGTGAATTGGAATTTGCTCGGAATATGGTTCTTCAATCTGCTAGAGCAGCTGACGTTTATGCTTTTGATACTGTCTTTTCAAATATGAAGGACACTGAAGGCTTTTATCGCGAAACTAGATACATTTATGAGCTTGGTTATGATGGTAAGTCATTAGTTAACCCACGGCAAATTCCAATGGTTAATAATGTCTTTAACCCAACTAAAGAAGAAATTGAAAACGCTAAAAACGTTCAAAATGCAATTCGAGAAGCTAAAGCTAAGGGCTCAGGTGTTATTTCAATGAATGGCAAGATGGTTGATAAGCCGGTAGTTGCGAAGGCAAACCGTGTTATAGAAACTGCAAAGGCTTCTAACTTAATTGATGAGGAGGGTAATTACATTGGAGAATAA
- the citD gene encoding citrate lyase acyl carrier protein, with product MEIKTIGVAGTLESSDIQIMISKGNDGIQIDLDSEVIKAYGDQIKKVITDTLEKFGISNAKVKATDKGALDCVIAARTLAAAQRATETTDKPELEVLQ from the coding sequence ATGGAAATTAAAACAATTGGTGTCGCAGGAACTTTAGAATCTTCAGATATTCAAATAATGATTTCTAAAGGTAATGATGGGATTCAAATTGATTTGGATTCAGAAGTAATCAAAGCATACGGCGATCAAATTAAAAAGGTGATTACTGATACTTTGGAAAAGTTTGGTATTAGCAATGCGAAGGTCAAAGCTACTGATAAAGGTGCACTTGATTGTGTCATTGCTGCACGTACTTTAGCTGCAGCACAAAGAGCTACTGAAACTACTGATAAACCAGAATTGGAGGTATTGCAATAA
- the citC gene encoding [citrate (pro-3S)-lyase] ligase, translating into MDQIVDLYLNDQTVRTKWKKFLIKLGLHDFSSREVNVIDHTLGIINDEGELVGTGSVAGNVLKYIAVCNQGATPGSRFNQMVTALQQYQFNRKIFHNFVFTKTQYSTSFQHLGFTELAHTDVAAFLESGTPDVNDFLATIPQVENQKDQRIAAIVMNANPFTLGHQRLIQLASQENDLVYIFVVATDASLFKTEERMQLVKSGTADLKNVYVVSGSDYLVSQATFPAYFLKSPDDLIKTQTTIDARVFKNIIAPKLAISRRYLGTEPFSYTTNFYNKSLINELSPQIEVKIVPRFSNNDQVITATQVRRLIKTGDLAAIKLLVPNTTMNFIKSNQRVLQTRIQKGMNINGN; encoded by the coding sequence ATGGACCAAATCGTAGATCTTTATTTGAACGATCAAACAGTTCGGACTAAATGGAAAAAATTCTTAATTAAATTGGGCTTACACGATTTTAGTTCACGCGAAGTTAACGTCATTGATCATACTTTAGGGATTATTAATGATGAAGGCGAATTAGTCGGAACAGGGAGTGTAGCCGGTAATGTTTTAAAGTATATTGCTGTTTGTAATCAAGGGGCCACTCCTGGTAGCCGTTTTAATCAGATGGTGACGGCTTTACAACAATATCAATTTAACCGAAAAATTTTTCATAATTTTGTATTTACTAAAACGCAATACTCAACTAGTTTTCAACATCTTGGCTTTACAGAATTGGCTCATACTGATGTAGCAGCTTTTTTAGAAAGTGGTACACCAGATGTAAATGATTTCTTAGCTACAATTCCGCAAGTCGAAAATCAAAAAGATCAAAGAATAGCGGCAATTGTAATGAATGCTAACCCTTTTACTTTGGGTCACCAAAGACTTATTCAGCTAGCTAGTCAAGAAAATGATTTGGTTTATATTTTTGTTGTGGCAACAGATGCTTCCTTATTTAAAACTGAAGAGCGGATGCAGCTAGTAAAGAGTGGAACTGCTGATTTGAAAAATGTCTATGTTGTTAGTGGTAGCGACTATTTAGTTTCGCAAGCTACCTTTCCGGCATATTTCTTAAAAAGTCCGGATGATTTAATTAAGACACAAACCACAATTGATGCACGTGTTTTTAAAAACATTATTGCACCTAAGTTGGCAATCAGTCGGCGATATTTGGGGACAGAACCTTTCTCATATACAACTAATTTCTATAATAAGAGTTTAATTAACGAACTCAGCCCCCAGATTGAAGTCAAGATTGTGCCAAGATTTAGCAATAATGATCAAGTAATCACTGCTACTCAAGTAAGACGATTAATTAAAACAGGTGACTTGGCAGCAATTAAGTTGCTCGTTCCGAATACAACAATGAACTTTATTAAAAGTAATCAAAGAGTTTTACAAACTAGAATTCAGAAAGGAATGAATATTAATGGAAATTAA
- a CDS encoding alpha/beta hydrolase yields the protein MDFTTNDGIRLHYYDTNEAKPVIVAIPGIGGSSQMWLEVMELFKDDFRFIILDPRNQGRSQRTYKGQRISRHAKDLAELFQKLDLHDVIAIGNSMGAATLWSYLSLYGSSRLRAIVDLDQPPKMIHDQTWQYGFKELSWNNYPQYLKIDFGNAFYTHIDDQMFTKAKQEAKEYPYCAEDNYLCLIDHAEQDWRDVLMDMTMPMLVLAGKNSPFFDYHFAFAMQKLNSRIKIQVIKNCGHLIQAEQPLAMYQAIINFLKDVTQWTKS from the coding sequence ATGGATTTTACCACTAATGATGGTATCCGTTTGCATTATTACGATACAAATGAAGCTAAACCAGTAATTGTGGCTATTCCAGGTATTGGTGGGTCAAGTCAGATGTGGCTTGAAGTCATGGAATTATTTAAAGATGACTTTCGCTTCATTATTCTTGATCCACGTAACCAAGGACGGTCACAAAGAACGTATAAGGGGCAAAGAATTAGTCGCCATGCTAAAGATTTGGCAGAACTATTTCAAAAGCTTGATTTACATGATGTGATTGCTATTGGTAATTCAATGGGAGCGGCTACTTTATGGTCTTATCTTTCTTTATATGGTTCTTCTCGGCTGCGAGCAATAGTTGATTTGGATCAACCACCAAAGATGATTCATGATCAAACTTGGCAATATGGTTTTAAGGAATTAAGTTGGAATAATTATCCTCAATATTTAAAAATCGACTTTGGTAATGCATTTTATACTCATATTGATGATCAAATGTTTACAAAAGCTAAGCAGGAGGCCAAGGAATATCCTTATTGCGCTGAAGATAATTATCTTTGCTTAATTGATCATGCTGAACAGGATTGGCGTGATGTTTTAATGGACATGACGATGCCAATGCTTGTTTTAGCAGGAAAAAATTCACCATTTTTTGATTATCATTTTGCATTTGCAATGCAAAAGCTTAATTCCAGAATTAAAATTCAGGTCATCAAGAATTGTGGCCATCTAATTCAGGCAGAGCAGCCACTTGCAATGTATCAAGCGATTATTAATTTCTTAAAGGATGTGACCCAATGGACCAAATCGTAG
- a CDS encoding DASS family sodium-coupled anion symporter codes for MKTLEKVNYKGFIWPLIIGIVLWCATPWRPAGLTPQAWEMFAVFVATIVGCITKPLPIGGTTLVGLIVTVLVGLAPIKDIPDPKTGVVNKGILSAFSNSAAWLIAMAFIMAYGISKTGLGNRIAYWMIRRFGKKSIGIGYAITGLELILGALIPSNSARTGGVVWPVTKSISESYGSRPNDPSRKKIGAYLDFMAFHANTISTALFITGAAPNLVASQMAAEKGYNMSWISWFIAALVPVIVATIIIPIVIYKIFPPEIKETPNAKKWADDRLTEMGPVTTPEKIMAGVFLIAIILWVLSGIIKIPQLDSTFVAFLAVGLLLLTGVLTMNDALKQTGAWNILIWLSILVFMAGKLISYGFIDWFSKTIQLSLHGVSWQVVLIVLVILMFYTHYFFASGTAHMTALYLPFLSVAVATGAPLKLAAMLLAFTGAINASTTHYANGPASILATTGYVKQGEWWKMNFLLGIIYLLIFGIIGTLWMKVIGMW; via the coding sequence ATGAAAACTTTAGAAAAAGTGAATTATAAAGGGTTTATTTGGCCTTTGATAATCGGAATCGTCCTGTGGTGTGCAACACCTTGGCGACCAGCTGGCCTGACACCACAAGCTTGGGAAATGTTTGCTGTCTTTGTTGCTACAATTGTTGGTTGTATTACAAAGCCATTGCCAATTGGTGGGACAACATTAGTTGGCTTAATTGTAACTGTTTTGGTTGGTCTTGCACCGATTAAAGATATTCCAGATCCAAAAACTGGCGTTGTTAATAAGGGTATTTTGAGTGCCTTCAGCAATTCGGCTGCATGGTTAATTGCGATGGCCTTCATTATGGCTTATGGAATTAGTAAAACCGGTTTAGGTAATCGAATTGCCTACTGGATGATCAGGCGCTTTGGTAAAAAGTCAATCGGGATCGGTTATGCAATTACTGGTTTGGAATTAATCTTAGGAGCTTTAATTCCTTCTAACAGTGCTCGGACTGGTGGTGTTGTATGGCCTGTTACTAAGTCAATTTCAGAAAGTTATGGTTCAAGGCCAAATGATCCATCACGAAAGAAAATTGGTGCTTATTTAGACTTTATGGCTTTTCATGCTAACACCATCTCAACAGCATTGTTTATCACTGGTGCTGCTCCAAACTTGGTTGCTTCCCAAATGGCTGCTGAAAAAGGCTACAACATGAGCTGGATCAGCTGGTTTATTGCCGCATTAGTACCAGTAATTGTTGCAACAATTATCATTCCAATTGTTATTTACAAAATTTTTCCACCAGAAATCAAGGAAACACCTAATGCTAAAAAATGGGCAGACGACCGTTTAACAGAAATGGGACCAGTGACTACACCTGAAAAGATTATGGCTGGTGTTTTCCTAATTGCAATTATTCTTTGGGTTTTATCTGGAATTATTAAGATTCCACAATTGGATTCTACTTTTGTTGCTTTCTTAGCAGTTGGCTTACTTCTGTTAACTGGCGTTTTAACAATGAATGATGCTTTAAAACAAACTGGTGCTTGGAATATTCTGATTTGGTTATCAATCTTAGTCTTTATGGCTGGTAAATTAATTTCCTATGGTTTTATTGATTGGTTCTCAAAGACGATTCAATTAAGTCTGCACGGTGTTAGTTGGCAGGTAGTTTTAATCGTTTTAGTCATTTTAATGTTCTATACCCACTACTTCTTTGCCAGCGGTACTGCTCACATGACGGCACTGTACTTACCATTCTTATCTGTTGCGGTTGCTACTGGTGCACCACTTAAATTAGCTGCTATGCTACTTGCATTTACTGGTGCAATTAATGCTTCAACAACTCACTATGCTAACGGACCTGCTTCAATTTTAGCTACGACGGGTTATGTTAAACAAGGTGAATGGTGGAAGATGAACTTCCTATTAGGAATTATTTATTTACTGATTTTTGGTATTATCGGTACATTATGGATGAAAGTCATCGGTATGTGGTAA
- a CDS encoding RraA family protein, which yields MEDGKRIFLKRKLPDAAVIKAYTELPSSNVADCMNRTGAMSPRIRLMSKPKKEMCGPAFTVHNRPGDNLTIFAALKYCHPGDVVVIDNEGDNTRAVIGEVMMTWLRDQRHVAGVVVDGPMRDIDTLRDWDLPIYAVSTTPNGPYKEGPGEINVPISCGNTSVYPGDIILGDADGVVRVGREDAAELLPKVQAFHKKDDAKAASYHDGTGNLDWVDAELANKGYKIIDDTYRL from the coding sequence ATGGAAGATGGCAAGCGAATTTTTTTAAAAAGAAAATTGCCAGATGCAGCAGTAATTAAGGCTTATACAGAATTGCCTTCATCCAATGTGGCTGATTGCATGAACAGAACGGGTGCAATGTCACCTCGAATTAGGCTGATGTCTAAGCCTAAAAAGGAAATGTGTGGTCCAGCTTTTACTGTCCATAATCGGCCGGGAGACAACTTGACAATCTTTGCAGCATTAAAATATTGTCATCCTGGTGATGTCGTAGTTATTGATAACGAAGGCGACAACACACGAGCTGTTATTGGTGAAGTGATGATGACATGGCTGCGAGACCAAAGACATGTTGCCGGAGTAGTTGTTGATGGACCAATGCGCGACATTGACACATTAAGAGATTGGGATTTGCCAATTTATGCGGTTAGCACAACACCTAACGGTCCTTATAAAGAAGGCCCGGGTGAAATTAACGTTCCAATTTCATGTGGTAATACCAGTGTTTATCCTGGCGACATCATTTTAGGTGATGCCGATGGAGTTGTTAGAGTAGGTCGCGAAGACGCTGCAGAATTATTACCAAAGGTTCAGGCTTTTCATAAAAAAGACGATGCTAAAGCTGCAAGTTATCATGATGGTACTGGCAATTTAGATTGGGTTGATGCAGAGCTTGCTAACAAAGGTTACAAGATTATTGACGATACATATCGTCTTTAA
- a CDS encoding L-lactate dehydrogenase, producing the protein MNRKVLLVGDGAVGSTFANDLLQHTKVNELIIADVVKKRPIGDSMDLEDITPFAGECDIHPGEYADAKDADVVVITAGVPRKPGETRLDLVNKNVNILKSIVQPVVDSGFNGVFVVSANPVDILTTLTQKLSGFPKNKVIGTGTSLDSARLQVELAKKLNVPVASVNSMVLGEHGDTSFENFDESLVAGKALRDFDGINDDTLASVESDIRQKGGKIIENKGATFYGIAVMLSQIVGAILDNHAIVLPLSAPINGEYGIKHDLYLGTPTVVDGTGISQVIETKLSEEEQAKMLNSADKMQEVLAGVNLD; encoded by the coding sequence ATGAATAGAAAAGTACTGCTTGTTGGTGATGGCGCTGTTGGTTCAACCTTTGCTAATGATTTACTGCAACATACAAAAGTTAATGAATTAATTATTGCTGATGTTGTGAAAAAACGCCCAATCGGTGACTCAATGGATCTTGAAGACATTACTCCTTTTGCTGGTGAATGCGACATTCACCCTGGCGAATATGCTGATGCAAAAGACGCTGATGTTGTTGTGATTACAGCCGGTGTTCCTCGTAAGCCTGGTGAAACTAGATTAGATTTGGTTAACAAAAACGTTAATATTTTAAAGAGCATTGTTCAACCTGTTGTTGATTCCGGTTTTAATGGAGTTTTCGTTGTTTCCGCAAATCCAGTTGATATTTTGACTACTTTAACGCAAAAATTGTCTGGTTTTCCTAAGAATAAAGTTATTGGAACAGGAACTTCACTTGATTCAGCTCGTTTACAAGTTGAATTAGCTAAAAAGCTAAATGTACCAGTTGCAAGTGTTAACTCAATGGTTTTGGGTGAACATGGTGATACTTCATTTGAAAACTTTGATGAATCCTTAGTTGCTGGAAAAGCATTGCGTGACTTTGATGGAATCAATGATGATACCTTAGCCTCTGTTGAAAGTGATATTCGCCAAAAGGGTGGCAAGATTATTGAAAACAAGGGTGCAACTTTCTATGGTATCGCAGTAATGTTATCCCAAATTGTAGGAGCAATTTTGGACAATCATGCCATTGTTTTACCATTATCTGCACCAATTAATGGTGAATACGGCATCAAACATGACCTGTATTTAGGAACTCCGACCGTCGTTGATGGTACTGGGATTAGTCAAGTCATCGAAACAAAATTATCAGAAGAAGAACAAGCTAAGATGCTTAATTCAGCCGATAAGATGCAAGAAGTCCTTGCAGGTGTCAATTTAGATTAA
- a CDS encoding flavocytochrome c, with protein MAKFIFTPSQSSEIKSDYDAVIVGAGGAGLTAAIQAHELGLNVAIFEKNSDLGGNTNRASSGMNASESLVQLNDGIIDDKEDFYKETLKGGGLMNDRDLLRYFVDHSAIAISWLMEHGIELTNLTITGGMSKKRAHRPASMAPVGGYLVTGSLKKIQEDNIPIFNNSKVIKLIEDDTKQVTGIEIETDAGVKTVNAKAVMLASGGFGASKELIKKYRPDLAEYKTTNQSGATGDGLKLASAVDAQLEQMDFIQVHPTAQTDTDHVYLIGEGLRGEGAILVNNAGKRFVNELNTRKIVSDAITNLHEDGAYLVFDQGIRDNFTAVEFYDHVGLVKRGATLADLAQEIGVDANNLATTVANWNNAVATKNDSDFDRKTGMDRSIDHGPYYAIHIHPAIHYTMGGIHITPKTEVLDTNGNIIKGLYAAGEVSGGLHGNNRIGGNSIAETVIFGRQAAIQMTEFIQANN; from the coding sequence ATGGCGAAATTTATTTTTACCCCAAGTCAAAGTTCTGAAATTAAAAGTGATTATGATGCAGTAATCGTTGGTGCTGGTGGTGCTGGCTTGACTGCTGCAATTCAAGCACATGAATTAGGATTAAATGTTGCAATTTTTGAAAAAAATAGTGATTTAGGTGGTAATACTAACAGAGCATCATCAGGGATGAATGCTTCTGAGAGTTTGGTGCAATTAAATGACGGCATCATTGACGATAAGGAAGATTTTTACAAGGAAACCTTAAAGGGTGGCGGTTTAATGAATGACCGCGACTTGCTACGTTATTTTGTTGACCATTCAGCAATTGCAATTAGTTGGTTAATGGAGCATGGTATTGAATTGACTAACTTGACAATTACTGGGGGAATGAGCAAAAAACGTGCTCACCGTCCAGCATCAATGGCTCCAGTTGGTGGTTATCTTGTTACTGGTTCTTTAAAGAAAATTCAGGAAGACAATATTCCGATTTTTAATAATTCTAAAGTAATCAAGTTAATTGAAGATGATACAAAGCAGGTTACTGGAATTGAAATTGAAACTGATGCAGGCGTTAAAACAGTTAATGCTAAAGCAGTGATGCTTGCTTCAGGTGGCTTTGGTGCTTCTAAAGAATTGATTAAAAAGTATCGTCCAGATCTAGCCGAATATAAGACAACTAACCAATCAGGTGCTACTGGTGATGGTTTGAAATTAGCCAGTGCAGTTGACGCTCAATTAGAGCAAATGGACTTTATTCAAGTTCACCCAACTGCTCAAACTGATACTGATCATGTTTATTTGATTGGTGAAGGACTTCGTGGTGAAGGTGCGATTTTAGTTAATAATGCTGGAAAACGGTTTGTTAATGAACTGAACACACGAAAAATTGTTTCCGATGCAATTACTAATTTGCATGAAGACGGCGCTTATCTGGTATTCGACCAAGGCATTCGCGACAACTTTACTGCAGTTGAATTTTATGATCATGTTGGCTTAGTTAAGCGTGGTGCAACACTTGCTGATTTAGCTCAAGAAATTGGTGTTGATGCCAATAATTTGGCAACAACAGTTGCAAATTGGAATAATGCTGTTGCTACTAAAAATGATTCTGATTTTGATCGTAAGACCGGAATGGATCGCTCAATTGATCACGGTCCTTATTATGCAATTCACATTCATCCTGCAATTCATTACACGATGGGTGGAATTCATATTACACCAAAAACTGAAGTTTTAGATACAAACGGTAACATTATTAAAGGCTTGTACGCTGCTGGTGAAGTATCAGGCGGACTGCACGGAAATAACCGTATTGGTGGTAATTCAATTGCCGAAACTGTTATTTTTGGCCGTCAAGCTGCTATTCAGATGACAGAATTCATTCAAGCGAATAACTAG